One Desulfonatronovibrio hydrogenovorans DSM 9292 DNA segment encodes these proteins:
- a CDS encoding ABC transporter substrate-binding protein, whose amino-acid sequence MNNAGQMKVNSTSYLIFIALLLITIFLGLILFGCDSRTEQYHIEILAGDPGSHEVVTGFKERMAELGYVEGQNILYSLNDFSTFSDPTQEVRIKTQAAHGADLIFTLFTEVSLVAREASASTGTPMVFAYAAIEDTGLIKSIREPGGRITGVRYPGPEQIIKRLEILNQIAPQNKRIFIVYVRDYATIHPVLTELRTLARSLGVSLVEAEVQGLDDLEKELLMRDQLPDPGMDAILLMPDNVNHSHAGWKMIRDFAARHDLPIAGSFFHAVEQGALFGNANDMVEVGRQAAPLVDKILQGIPAGTIPVVSPEPDLYINYKRAQELGLDIPEGLLRQAKSILQ is encoded by the coding sequence ATGAACAACGCCGGTCAGATGAAAGTAAACTCCACCAGCTACCTGATCTTCATAGCCCTGCTGCTCATCACAATCTTCCTGGGCTTGATCCTTTTCGGTTGTGACAGCAGGACAGAACAGTACCATATCGAGATTTTGGCAGGTGATCCCGGCTCCCATGAGGTAGTGACCGGTTTCAAGGAACGGATGGCTGAACTGGGATATGTGGAAGGGCAGAACATCTTGTACAGCCTGAACGATTTCAGTACGTTCTCAGATCCAACACAGGAAGTCAGGATCAAAACACAGGCTGCCCATGGAGCTGACCTGATCTTCACCCTGTTCACCGAAGTCAGTCTGGTGGCCAGGGAAGCTTCCGCCTCGACTGGAACTCCCATGGTCTTTGCCTATGCAGCCATTGAGGATACCGGCCTGATCAAGAGCATCCGGGAACCCGGCGGTCGGATTACAGGAGTTCGTTACCCTGGACCTGAACAAATCATTAAACGCCTTGAGATCCTGAACCAGATTGCTCCTCAAAACAAAAGAATCTTCATTGTCTATGTCCGGGACTACGCCACCATCCATCCAGTTCTCACTGAGCTCAGAACTCTGGCCAGATCCCTGGGAGTGTCCCTGGTCGAAGCAGAGGTCCAAGGGCTGGATGATCTGGAAAAAGAACTTTTGATGCGTGACCAGCTCCCTGATCCCGGCATGGACGCCATCTTGCTGATGCCGGACAACGTCAACCATTCCCATGCAGGCTGGAAAATGATCCGCGACTTTGCAGCCAGACATGACCTGCCCATTGCCGGCAGTTTTTTTCATGCAGTTGAACAAGGGGCCTTATTCGGAAACGCCAATGACATGGTTGAGGTCGGCAGGCAGGCTGCGCCCCTGGTTGACAAAATCCTGCAGGGCATACCTGCCGGAACCATTCCAGTGGTTTCCCCTGAGCCGGATCTCTACATAAACTATAAGCGTGCCCAGGAGCTGGGTCTGGACATACCTGAAGGTCTTTTGCGTCAAGCCAAAAGTATTTTGCAGTAG
- a CDS encoding thioredoxin domain-containing protein: MSHNTSGLKYNQLKDETSPYLLQHAANPVNWLPWGKEAFDLARSEDKPIFLSIGYSTCHWCHVMARECFADPEVARIMNQHLICIKVDREERPDVDQLYMTACHLSGRPGGWPLSVFMTPQGRPFLITTVIPRDSDLHRTGMLDLVPKIWTAWQDHREKVLETGQNITSALSMQFTLHPGQLPRKNLPQMALDHFIRNFDDQHAGFGSRPKFPSPHNLLFLMDVHQKSNNDQAMPMAAKTLEAMRLGGLFDQVGFGFHRYSTDAKWLLPHFEKMLYDQAMLITAYARGYSLTRKELFRTTARETIEYCCRDLLSPEGGFYSAENADSEGEEGKFYVWTEEELKSLLEPEEFSLVRKVFNTKPEGNFQDEATGLLTGANVLHLSRPLDRLALDLETDPEQLTRQMAAIRSKLFQARSTRVRPSRDEKILCDWNALMISALCCAARAFDSREYLDQAENTGRYLLEKMQDKDGNLLHSLRGVQSPVRGFLDDYAFMIRALIDLYQATDQAFYLDQAVRLNQIMLEKFQDPASKALFLCEKDDPLIIARPVDAYDGALPSGNSMALHNLVFLGRTQGNEHLLEEAENLARAFAGSLNQAPAGHAWFLAGIMMLDIESL, from the coding sequence ATGTCCCACAACACATCCGGTCTAAAATACAACCAGCTCAAAGATGAAACCAGCCCGTATCTCCTCCAGCATGCAGCCAACCCGGTAAACTGGCTTCCCTGGGGAAAAGAGGCCTTTGACCTGGCCCGCAGCGAGGACAAACCCATCTTCCTGTCCATCGGCTATTCCACCTGCCACTGGTGCCATGTCATGGCCAGGGAGTGTTTTGCAGATCCGGAAGTGGCCCGGATAATGAACCAGCATCTGATCTGCATCAAGGTGGACCGGGAGGAAAGACCGGACGTGGACCAGCTGTACATGACCGCCTGCCATCTGTCCGGACGGCCAGGAGGCTGGCCCTTATCCGTGTTCATGACTCCCCAGGGCAGGCCTTTTCTCATCACTACGGTCATTCCCAGAGACTCCGACCTGCACAGGACCGGGATGCTGGATCTGGTCCCAAAGATATGGACTGCCTGGCAGGACCACAGGGAGAAAGTCCTGGAAACCGGTCAAAACATCACCTCTGCCCTGTCCATGCAGTTCACCCTGCACCCTGGACAACTGCCCCGGAAAAACCTGCCTCAAATGGCCCTGGATCACTTTATCCGCAATTTCGATGACCAACACGCCGGCTTCGGCTCCAGACCCAAATTTCCTTCGCCCCATAATCTGTTATTCCTGATGGATGTTCACCAAAAGTCCAATAATGACCAGGCCATGCCCATGGCTGCAAAGACCCTGGAAGCCATGCGTCTGGGCGGGCTGTTCGACCAGGTCGGCTTTGGCTTTCACCGCTATTCAACCGATGCCAAATGGCTTCTTCCCCACTTTGAAAAAATGCTCTATGACCAGGCCATGCTCATTACTGCCTATGCCCGGGGTTATTCCCTGACCAGGAAAGAACTCTTCAGGACCACTGCCCGGGAAACCATTGAGTACTGCTGCCGGGACCTGCTTTCGCCTGAGGGAGGGTTTTACAGTGCTGAAAATGCAGACAGTGAAGGTGAAGAGGGTAAATTCTATGTCTGGACCGAGGAAGAGCTCAAAAGCCTGCTTGAGCCTGAAGAGTTCAGTCTGGTCAGAAAGGTGTTCAACACAAAGCCAGAAGGCAATTTCCAGGATGAGGCCACCGGACTTCTGACCGGAGCCAACGTGCTGCACCTGTCCAGGCCCCTGGACAGGCTTGCCCTGGATCTTGAAACTGACCCTGAACAGCTGACCAGGCAAATGGCTGCAATAAGATCAAAGCTCTTCCAGGCCAGGAGCACCAGGGTCAGGCCGTCCAGGGATGAAAAAATCCTCTGCGACTGGAACGCCCTGATGATTTCTGCCCTGTGCTGTGCAGCCAGAGCTTTTGACTCCAGAGAATATCTGGATCAGGCGGAAAATACGGGTCGCTATCTCCTGGAAAAAATGCAGGACAAAGATGGGAACCTCCTGCACAGCTTAAGGGGCGTCCAAAGCCCGGTCAGGGGATTTCTGGATGATTATGCTTTCATGATCCGAGCACTGATTGATCTTTATCAGGCAACAGATCAGGCATTTTATCTGGACCAAGCTGTCCGGCTGAACCAGATCATGCTGGAAAAATTCCAGGACCCTGCAAGCAAAGCCCTTTTCCTGTGCGAAAAAGATGACCCACTGATCATTGCCAGACCCGTGGACGCTTATGATGGTGCTTTGCCTTCAGGCAACTCCATGGCCCTGCACAACCTGGTCTTTCTTGGCCGGACCCAAGGCAATGAGCACCTTCTGGAAGAAGCAGAAAATCTGGCCAGGGCCTTTGCCGGAAGTTTAAACCAGGCACCTGCAGGTCATGCCTGGTTTCTGGCCGGGATCATGATGCTAGATATAGAATCGCTCTAA